In a single window of the Harpia harpyja isolate bHarHar1 chromosome 3, bHarHar1 primary haplotype, whole genome shotgun sequence genome:
- the SNAPC1 gene encoding snRNA-activating protein complex subunit 1 isoform X3, giving the protein MRARGCAERRRDELGAGAAGGLRGAARRLPGGRHRPLRAIRRAVAGAPLPHHLLIRIALKDWPEIQRFQQDLIDSQHYDAAYIFRTLRLARAFHFTAMPKLLNYRTKKKIQENEFKEEFKDPSNRVNNLITNDVLEELMNIHDHYQKMKCVISADKSQPDKALSLIKDDFVVTLKDITLEHQEWQQNRMKLFLNAKETDEIPNKKEEGTLLESEGSERANALARIKYRSYSAVVEASKSRRHRQVKLESSESGSNYGKSPSRSKKTSRRPQPARRDSLEIEGEMQVAKETVTRHIGMPIITEENSDEEEVPLPKRKRRC; this is encoded by the exons ATGCGCGCGCGGGGGTGCGCGGAACGGCGGCGGGATGAGCTCGGTGCCGGGGCTGCAGGCGGACTGCGAGGAGCTGCTCGGCGCCTTCCAGGAGGCCGACACCGTCCGCTTCGAGCGATTCGCCGAGCTGTGGCGGGAGCGCCGCTTCCACACCATCTTCTA ATCAGAATCGCGCTCAAGGATTGGCCTGAAATCCAGAGATTTCAACAGGATCTGATAGACTCCCAGCATTATGATGCAGCATACATCTTCAGGACACTGCGACTTGCCAGAGCATTCCATTTCACAGCAATGCCAAAGCTA CTAAACTACCGAACTAAGAAGAAGATTCAGGAAAATGAATTCAAAGAAGAATTTAAGGACCCAAGTAACAGAGTAAACAACCTCATCACTAATGATGTGTTGGAG gaactgATGAATATTCACGACCACTATCAGAAAATGAAGTGTGTCATTTCAGCTGACAAATCCCAGCCAGACAAGGCACTGAGCTTGATAAAAGATGACTTTGTAGTTACTCTTAAAGACATAACTTTGGAACATCAGGAATGGCAGCAAAACAGAATG aaattattCCTAAATGCCAAAGAAACTGATGAAATaccaaacaaaaaggaagaagggacTTTGCTAGAATCAGAG ggTTCTGAAAGAGCAAATGCATTGGCTAGAATCAAGTACAGGTCTTACTCTGCAGTTGTTGAG GCTTCCAAATCCAGAAGACATCGTCAAGTAAAATTAGAATCTTCTGAATCGGGATCGAATTATGGGAAATCTCCAAGCCGAAGTAAAAAAACCAGTAGGAGACCACAGCCAGCAAGAAGAGATTCTTTGGAAATCGAAG GTGAAATGCAAGTGGCAAAGGAAACTGTTACTCGGCATATTGGGATGCCTATAATCACAGAAGAGAACTCAGATGAAGAAG aagtACCTCTCCCCAAGAGGAAAAGAAGATGTTAG
- the SNAPC1 gene encoding snRNA-activating protein complex subunit 1 isoform X1, producing the protein MSSVPGLQADCEELLGAFQEADTVRFERFAELWRERRFHTIFYGRIRALERNKLTKKTLELAQQYFLPPYAFQIRVGALYLLYGLYGTQLCQPKQKIRIALKDWPEIQRFQQDLIDSQHYDAAYIFRTLRLARAFHFTAMPKLLNYRTKKKIQENEFKEEFKDPSNRVNNLITNDVLEELMNIHDHYQKMKCVISADKSQPDKALSLIKDDFVVTLKDITLEHQEWQQNRMKLFLNAKETDEIPNKKEEGTLLESEGSERANALARIKYRSYSAVVEASKSRRHRQVKLESSESGSNYGKSPSRSKKTSRRPQPARRDSLEIEGEMQVAKETVTRHIGMPIITEENSDEEEVPLPKRKRRC; encoded by the exons ATGAGCTCGGTGCCGGGGCTGCAGGCGGACTGCGAGGAGCTGCTCGGCGCCTTCCAGGAGGCCGACACCGTCCGCTTCGAGCGATTCGCCGAGCTGTGGCGGGAGCGCCGCTTCCACACCATCTTCTA TGGTAGAATAAGAGCTTTGGAGAGGAATAAGCTCACAAAGAAGACTTTAGAACTGGCACAGCAGTACTTCTTGCCCCCGTACGCTTTCCAGATTCGAGTTGGTGCTCTCTACCTTTTGTATGGGCTCTATGGTACACAGCTTTGCCAGCCAAAACAAAAG ATCAGAATCGCGCTCAAGGATTGGCCTGAAATCCAGAGATTTCAACAGGATCTGATAGACTCCCAGCATTATGATGCAGCATACATCTTCAGGACACTGCGACTTGCCAGAGCATTCCATTTCACAGCAATGCCAAAGCTA CTAAACTACCGAACTAAGAAGAAGATTCAGGAAAATGAATTCAAAGAAGAATTTAAGGACCCAAGTAACAGAGTAAACAACCTCATCACTAATGATGTGTTGGAG gaactgATGAATATTCACGACCACTATCAGAAAATGAAGTGTGTCATTTCAGCTGACAAATCCCAGCCAGACAAGGCACTGAGCTTGATAAAAGATGACTTTGTAGTTACTCTTAAAGACATAACTTTGGAACATCAGGAATGGCAGCAAAACAGAATG aaattattCCTAAATGCCAAAGAAACTGATGAAATaccaaacaaaaaggaagaagggacTTTGCTAGAATCAGAG ggTTCTGAAAGAGCAAATGCATTGGCTAGAATCAAGTACAGGTCTTACTCTGCAGTTGTTGAG GCTTCCAAATCCAGAAGACATCGTCAAGTAAAATTAGAATCTTCTGAATCGGGATCGAATTATGGGAAATCTCCAAGCCGAAGTAAAAAAACCAGTAGGAGACCACAGCCAGCAAGAAGAGATTCTTTGGAAATCGAAG GTGAAATGCAAGTGGCAAAGGAAACTGTTACTCGGCATATTGGGATGCCTATAATCACAGAAGAGAACTCAGATGAAGAAG aagtACCTCTCCCCAAGAGGAAAAGAAGATGTTAG
- the SNAPC1 gene encoding snRNA-activating protein complex subunit 1 isoform X2 — MSSVPGLQADCEELLGAFQEADTVRFERFAELWRERRFHTIFYGRIRALERNKLTKKTLELAQQYFLPPYAFQIRVGALYLLYGLYGTQLCQPKQKIRIALKDWPEIQRFQQDLIDSQHYDAAYIFRTLRLARAFHFTAMPKLLNYRTKKKIQENEFKEEFKDPSNRVNNLITNDVLEELMNIHDHYQKMKCVISADKSQPDKALSLIKDDFVVTLKDITLEHQEWQQNRMKLFLNAKETDEIPNKKEEGTLLESEGSERANALARIKYRSYSAVVEASKSRRHRQVKLESSESGSNYGKSPSRSKKTSRRPQPARRDSLEIEGEMQVAKETVTRHIGMPIITEENSDEEVPLPKRKRRC; from the exons ATGAGCTCGGTGCCGGGGCTGCAGGCGGACTGCGAGGAGCTGCTCGGCGCCTTCCAGGAGGCCGACACCGTCCGCTTCGAGCGATTCGCCGAGCTGTGGCGGGAGCGCCGCTTCCACACCATCTTCTA TGGTAGAATAAGAGCTTTGGAGAGGAATAAGCTCACAAAGAAGACTTTAGAACTGGCACAGCAGTACTTCTTGCCCCCGTACGCTTTCCAGATTCGAGTTGGTGCTCTCTACCTTTTGTATGGGCTCTATGGTACACAGCTTTGCCAGCCAAAACAAAAG ATCAGAATCGCGCTCAAGGATTGGCCTGAAATCCAGAGATTTCAACAGGATCTGATAGACTCCCAGCATTATGATGCAGCATACATCTTCAGGACACTGCGACTTGCCAGAGCATTCCATTTCACAGCAATGCCAAAGCTA CTAAACTACCGAACTAAGAAGAAGATTCAGGAAAATGAATTCAAAGAAGAATTTAAGGACCCAAGTAACAGAGTAAACAACCTCATCACTAATGATGTGTTGGAG gaactgATGAATATTCACGACCACTATCAGAAAATGAAGTGTGTCATTTCAGCTGACAAATCCCAGCCAGACAAGGCACTGAGCTTGATAAAAGATGACTTTGTAGTTACTCTTAAAGACATAACTTTGGAACATCAGGAATGGCAGCAAAACAGAATG aaattattCCTAAATGCCAAAGAAACTGATGAAATaccaaacaaaaaggaagaagggacTTTGCTAGAATCAGAG ggTTCTGAAAGAGCAAATGCATTGGCTAGAATCAAGTACAGGTCTTACTCTGCAGTTGTTGAG GCTTCCAAATCCAGAAGACATCGTCAAGTAAAATTAGAATCTTCTGAATCGGGATCGAATTATGGGAAATCTCCAAGCCGAAGTAAAAAAACCAGTAGGAGACCACAGCCAGCAAGAAGAGATTCTTTGGAAATCGAAG GTGAAATGCAAGTGGCAAAGGAAACTGTTACTCGGCATATTGGGATGCCTATAATCACAGAAGAGAACTCAGATGAAGAAG tACCTCTCCCCAAGAGGAAAAGAAGATGTTAG